A stretch of Rhodoferax potami DNA encodes these proteins:
- a CDS encoding aminotransferase class I/II-fold pyridoxal phosphate-dependent enzyme, producing the protein MDAVIRIHGGPDAGGVALHDFSTNSNACGPCPIAQAAVQSADATRYPDPQYIALKAALAAHHSVEPWRVVLAGSASEFIFRISAWVRQGGGSRVHLPQHAYGDYAHAAQAWGLAPCADADAADLVWACDPASPTGQNHTGWPQVLERSTLVLDGAYAPLRLSGESALGAKQRDTVWQLFSPNKALGLTGVRAAYAIAPVHARAAALALDAMAPSWVLGAHGVAMLSAWAQADTQAWVTESLGTLRQWKQHQVDMLENAGWTVMPSNANFFCARAPEGIDLPTLLATLRTHGIKLRDATSFGLPGWVRLGVLPVPAVTDLLQVTAQATNR; encoded by the coding sequence TTGGACGCGGTAATACGAATCCACGGCGGGCCCGACGCGGGCGGGGTGGCGCTGCACGACTTCTCAACCAACAGCAACGCCTGCGGCCCGTGCCCCATCGCCCAGGCCGCAGTGCAGTCCGCCGACGCGACCCGCTACCCAGACCCGCAATACATCGCCTTGAAAGCGGCCTTGGCTGCCCACCACAGTGTGGAGCCCTGGCGAGTGGTGCTGGCGGGCAGCGCCAGTGAATTTATCTTTCGTATCAGTGCCTGGGTGCGCCAAGGAGGCGGGAGCAGGGTGCACCTGCCACAGCACGCCTATGGCGACTACGCACATGCGGCGCAGGCTTGGGGCTTGGCGCCCTGCGCCGATGCAGATGCCGCCGATCTGGTCTGGGCCTGCGACCCCGCCAGCCCGACGGGCCAGAACCACACCGGCTGGCCCCAAGTGCTGGAGCGCAGCACGCTGGTGCTGGATGGGGCGTATGCGCCCTTGCGTTTGAGCGGCGAGTCAGCGTTGGGCGCAAAGCAGCGCGATACCGTGTGGCAATTGTTTTCCCCCAACAAGGCGCTGGGCCTGACGGGTGTACGCGCCGCCTACGCGATTGCACCCGTACATGCGCGGGCGGCTGCACTTGCGCTGGACGCAATGGCGCCCTCGTGGGTGCTGGGCGCGCATGGCGTGGCCATGTTGAGCGCTTGGGCGCAAGCGGACACGCAGGCGTGGGTAACCGAGAGTCTGGGCACCTTGCGCCAGTGGAAGCAGCACCAAGTGGACATGCTCGAAAACGCCGGCTGGACGGTGATGCCCAGCAATGCCAATTTTTTCTGCGCCCGCGCGCCTGAGGGTATCGATTTGCCTACCCTGTTGGCAACCTTGCGAACCCACGGCATCAAGCTGCGCGACGCGACCTCTTTCGGCCTACCCGGCTGGGTGCGGCTGGGTGTGTTGCCAGTGCCAGCAGTGACTGATTTGTTGCAGGTAACTGCACAAGCTACCAACCGATAA